A stretch of the Oncorhynchus clarkii lewisi isolate Uvic-CL-2024 chromosome 9, UVic_Ocla_1.0, whole genome shotgun sequence genome encodes the following:
- the LOC139416753 gene encoding zinc finger protein 217-like: MPTHLLPYVESPDGLGQDILNISSGASMPGSGSSMTPHSATITNKAEAQPKGSLLEVLDCVFCDQTFTHQDDLGPHVLTQHPTTLFETTVLRVEAEFLIPGERARSKPRLPSVKEVVFSCVVCDQATEGASELESHMRTHKDSFTFHCNFCGRRFKEPWFLRNHMRFHKGKAQQNLDGPVIINEVIQDQVPEPVITPYKMCFTCGFFFPDKHHLVEHSKVHSKELEADENREKDRQEDPLSQQGFLQVLNLRPLSEESSIPERSSRGIAQLDPFNTYQAWQLATKGKIAVCPSMAKDLGLIQDHSSNNEDSGSDKELTNIWSEGQEGDKCVKDNLSRELRSRQTAGETPSPEPDQKSCRNDKPTHCEDCGRTFRTYHQLVLHSRVHKRERGEAESPTAFIDGKLSRAGSPKEEGSEEGSDDGAQGDALFSDKSEDGFDQMKVKHLVSSRECSYCGKTFRSSYYLNIHLRTHTGEKPYKCIYCDYAAAQKTSLRYHLDRRHKDKPYTDIPNKPVISVPSPSEKEFARNRDDKRVPNRSKLWPTPNVRPATKPCAIMKPEDRFNSIGVKIASPLAQVNAEYGKLISTAAHSSSAHIKCPVPVNLKMEGQETKHPVPVNLKMEGQETKHPVPVNLKMEGKEINEGFSAPLNLSLKVSLSISATLIPRDVLISNACLSCAFSTMYPEVLLMHKKLLHKEKSDITKKNRSLKLKRYTGCPPALEGKDVTLLPLVDRRHPRRTKSPNPQSPGKRTGKTHPSNPHGPKQSLINEPRKAMGALGLDNQRYRMMMMPPTTSQGQSSFTEPAEQSNANGRKYSKPVMERPRQSPSDSRVASGLRSGPVRSGSVVIWPSDAARLCLSSRFGSLPPMDFGGEPSSKRQRFSVLPGRETDTVDTGFRMEDRYNRLLPSGRDVASPSHRLQAYAPVKASNPPASASSSSMETDWNMINILRSYTPSDLASLYHPTVANPSHGVQTNPRGSRPLLYPASMLQRRAYSRPISNECSGPTDERA; this comes from the exons ATGCCAACTCACCTGTTGCCATATGTGGAAAGTCCAGATGGACTTGGACAAGACATTCTAAATATTAGTAGTGGTGCTAGCATGCCAGGGTCTGGCTCCAGCATGACTCCTCACAGTGCCACCATCACTAACAAAGCTGAGGCTCAGCCCAAGGGAAGCCTGCTGGAAGTCCTGGACTGTGTGTTTTGTGACCAGACCTTCACACACCAAGATGACCTGGGCCCACACGTCCTGACCCAGCACCCCACAACACTGTTCGAAACGACAGTTCTGCGTGTGGAGGCAGAGTTCTTGATCCCAGGTGAGAGGGCCCGGTCCAAACCCAGGTTGCCATCTGTGAAGGAGGTGGTATTTAGCTGCGTTGTGTGTGATCAGGCCACAGAGGGTGCCAGTGAGCTGGAGAGCCACATGAGGACACACAAGGACTCTTTCACATTTCACTGTAACTTTTGTGGCCGGCGGTTCAAAGAACCCTGGTTTCTCAGGAACCATATGAGGTTCCATAAGGGTAAGGCCCAGCAGAACCTGGATGGTCCAGTTATTATCAATGAAGTCATCCAAGACCAAGTCCCAGAGCCTGTAATCACCCCTTACAAAATGTGCTTTACCTGTGGCTTCTTTTTTCCCGATAAACACCATTTGGTGGAACACAGCAAAGTACATAGTAAAGAATTAGAGGCTGATGAAAACAGAGAGAAGGATAGACAGGAAGATCCCCTCAGTCAACAAGGTTTTTTACAGGTACTCAACCTTCGCCCCCTCTCTGAGGAAAGTAGTATACCAGAGAGATCTTCTAGGGGGATTGCCCAACTAGACCCTTTCAACACCTATCAGGCCTGGCAACTTGCCACCAAGGGAAAGATAGCAGTTTGTCCAAGTATGGCTAAAGATCTAGGCCTAATCCAAGACCACAGCTCTAACAACGAGGACTCTGGCTCAGATAAAGAACTGACAAACATCTGGTCAGAAGGCCAAGAAGGTGACAAGTGTGTTAAAGACAACTTGAGTAGAGAACTGAGATCCAGACAGACTGCTGGAGAGACCCCATCACCAGAACCTGATCAGAAGTCATGTCGAAATGACAAGCCGACGCACTGTGAGGACTGTGGGAGGACATTCAGGACGTACCACCAGCTTGTTCTCCACTCCAGGGTGCacaagagggagaggggtgaggcgGAGAGCCCCACCGCCTTCATTGATGGCAAGCTCTCCAGAGCAGGGTCCCCCAAAGAAGAGGGGTCTGAAGAAGGGTCAGATGACGGAGCACAAGGAGATGCCTTATTTTCAG ATAAAAGTGAAGATGGATTTGATCAAATGAAGGTGAAACATCTTGTGTCCTCCAGGGAGTGTAGTTACTGTGGCAAGACATTCCGTTCCAGCTATTACCTCAACATTCACCTCAGGACCCATacag GTGAAAAACCatacaaatgtatatactgtGACTATGCTGCAGCCCAGAAAACCTCACTGAGATATCACTTAGATAGACGTCACAAGGACAAACCTTACACTGACATCCCCAATAAGCCTGTGATATCTGTGCCATCTCCCAGTGAGAAAGAATTTGCCAGAAACAGAGACGACAAACGGGTCCCCAACCGATCCAAACTGTGGCCAACTCCCAATGTCAGGCCTGCAACCAAACCTTGTGCCATTATGAAACCAGAGGATAGATTTAATAGCATCGGTGTCAAGATTGCCAGCCCACTTGCTCAAGTGAATGCTGAGTATGGGAAATTGATTTCTACGGCTGCTCACTCTTCTTCTGCACACATAAAATGCCCCGTACCTGTTAACCTGAAGATGGAAGGACAGGAGACAAAACACCCCGTACCTGTTAACCTGAAGATGGAAGGACAGGAGACAAAACACCCCGTACCTGTTAACCTGAAGATGGAAGGAAAGGAAATAAATGAGGGCTTCAGCGCACCATTAAATTTGTCCTTAAAAGTTTCACTTTCCATCTCCGCCACCCTAATACCAAGGGATGTGTTGATTTCCAATGCCTGTTTGTCCTGTGCCTTCAGCACTATGTACCCAGAGGTCCTGCTCATGCACAAGAAGCTGCTTCACAAGGAGAAGTCTGACATAACTAAGAAGAACAGAAGTCTAAAACTGAAGCGTTATACTGGCTGCCCCCCTGCCCTTGAGGGCAAAGATGTCACCCTGCTGCCTCTTGTAGATCGGAGACACCCTCGCCGGACCAAATCCCCAAACCCTCAGTCTCCTGGAAAACGTACAGGAAAGACTCACCCCTCCAACCCTCATGGGCCTAAACAGTCTCTCATCAATGAACCCCGGAAGGCGATGGGAGCCCTGGGCCTGGACAATCAGCGGTACAGGATGATGATGATGCCGCCTACCACCAGCCAGGGCCAATCCAGTTTTACAGAGCCAGCAGAACAATCCAACGCCAATGGTAGAAAATATAGCAAACCTGTAATGGAGAGACCGAGGCAGAGCCCATCGGACAGCAGAGTGGCAAGCGGCTTAAGAAGCGGTCCTGTGAGGAGCGGTAGTGTTGTAATCTGGCCCTCAGATGCTGCCAGGCTATGCCTCTCCAGCCGGTTCGGTAGTCTTCCCCCAATGGACTTTGGTGGTGAACCTTCCAGTAAGAGGCAGAGATTCTCTGTGCTCCCCGGAAGGGAAACGGACACTGTTGATACTGGCTTTAGGATGGAGGACAGGTACAACAGACTGCTTCCCTCAGGAAGAGATGTAGCCTCTCCCTCTCACAGGCTGCAAGCCTATGCCCCAGTCAAAGCGTCCAACCCTCCAGCCTCTGCAAGCAGCAGCAGCATGGAGACTGACTGGAATATGATCAACATCCTCCGTTCCTACACCCCCAGTGACCTGGCCTCCCTCTACCATCCCACTGTGGCTAACCCCAGTCATGGAGTGCAGACAAACCCAAGAG GGAGTAGGCCATTACTCTACCCAGCTAGTATGCTACAGAGGAGAGCCTATTCCAGACCCATCAGTAATGAATGCAGTGGACCCACTGACGAAAGGGCTTAA